Proteins found in one Salmo salar chromosome ssa26, Ssal_v3.1, whole genome shotgun sequence genomic segment:
- the LOC106603686 gene encoding hypermethylated in cancer 2 protein, translated as MELPNHAKQILLQLNQQRAKGFLCDVIIVVENALFRAHKNILAASSIYFKSLVLHDNLINLDTEMVNPSVFRQVLDFIYTGKLLSSLDQSSEQNYSALLTAASYLQLHDLAALCRKKLKRSGGKPLPGKLSTSGPLSRLRHNNERLSSSTLTASHNHYILAPSDADQPDDGLRDKLSDDEMFIGSTAGKNGTCGSGSNGNLSNGLSGRETDLGLDLSKKSPPSAGTTTDALSPHSNSQGSPQSASVSTTNSASLDDSTTTLPSLDTTGPEPMELIPTPKAPEDSQAHPDAPPPRKSSRQVARKKEWPKREASGLKAEDHDPPLVNGVIMGPKEGCSSSGVGGDSRCSFPSDQSFQCKEEEEVGQNGQEHSDQSGHSDGESGGGGHHSANYVYRQEGFEPAFGDNLYVCIPCGKGFPSSEQLNAHVETHTEDELYIKEEVGAFVKEEEAEDLSAPVAPTTFGISEPRPFKCTVCSKSYKDPATLRQHEKSHWLTRPFPCNICGKMFTQRGTMTRHMRSHLGLKPFACDECGMRFTRQYRLTEHMRVHSGEKPYECQLCGGKFTQQRNLISHLRMHTSPS; from the coding sequence ATGGAACTGCCAAATCATGCCAAACAAATACTACTGCAACTCAACCAGCAGAGGGCTAAGGGCTTCCTGTGTGACGTCATCATCGTGGTGGAGAACGCTCTGTTCCGAGCCCACAAGAACATCCTAGCAGCCAGCAGTATCTACTTCAAGTCCCTGGTTCTCCACGACAACCTCATCAACCTGGACACAGAGATGGTGAATCCCTCTGTTTTCCGACAAGTCCTGGACTTCATCTACACGGGGAAGCTTCTGTCCTCATTGGACCAGAGTAGTGAGCAGAACTACAGTGCCCTCTTGACCGCAGCCAGCTACCTCCAGCTCCATGACCTCGCCGCGCTGTGCAGGAAGAAGCTCAAGCGAAGCGGTGGCAAGCCTCTGCCGGGTAAACTCTCTACCTCGGGTCCCCTCAGCCGACTGCGCCACAACAACGAGCGCCTCTCATCCTCCACCCTCACCGCCTCCCACAACCACTACATCCTCGCCCCCTCCGACGCAGACCAGCCCGATGACGGCCTCCGGGACAAGCTCTCGGATGATGAGATGTTCATCGGGAGCACCGCTGGGAAGAATGGGACCTGCGGGAGTGGTAGTAATGGAAACCTCAGTAATGGTTTGAGCGGCAGGGAGACAGATCTCGGGCTGGACCTGTCCAAGAAGAGCCCTCCATCGGCAGGCACCACAACAGACGCACTCAGCCCTCACAGCAACTCCCAGGGCTCCCCTCAATCTGCCTCAGTATCCACAACCAACAGTGCCTCACTGGATGATTCCACCACCACTCTGCCCAGTCTGGACACCACCGGCCCAGAGCCCATGGAGCTCATACCCACCCCCAAAGCCCCTGAAGACAGTCAGGCCCATCCAGACGCTCCCCCGCCCCGCAAGAGCTCCCGCCAGGTAGCCCGCAAGAAGGAGTGGCCCAAGAGAGAGGCCTCTGGCCTGAAGGCTGAGGATCATGACCCGCCCCTGGTCAATGGTGTGATCATGGGACCTAAAGAGGGCTGCTCATCCAGTGGCGTAGGCGGGGACAGCAGGTGCAGCTTTCCCTCAGACCAGTCCTTCCAGtgtaaagaggaggaggaagtagGGCAGAATGGGCAGGAGCACAGTGACCAGAGCGGGCATAgtgatggagagagtggaggaggagggcacCACAGCGCCAACTATGTGTACCGGCAGGAAGGGTTTGAGCCAGCATTTGGGGACAACTTGTATGTGTGCATCCCCTGTGGGAAGGGCTTTCCCAGCTCGGAGCAGCTCAATGCCCATGTGGAGACGCACACAGAGGACGAGCTCTACATCAAAGAGGAGGTAGGGGCCtttgtgaaagaggaagaggctgAGGACCTCTCGGCCCCCGTGGCTCCCACCACATTCGGCATCTCCGAGCCACGGCCCTTCAAATGCACCGTATGCAGTAAGAGCTACAAAGACCCGGCGACCCTGAGACAGCACGAGAAGAGCCACTGGCTGACCCGACCCTTCCCATGTAACATCTGTGGGAAGATGTTCACCCAGAGAGGCACTATGACGCGCCACATGCGGAGCCACCTGGGCCTGAAACCGTTTGCATGCGATGAGTGTGGTATGCGCTTCACACGCCAGTACCGGCTGACGGAGCACATGCGTGTCCACTCGGGAGAGAAGCCGTACGAATGCCAGCTGTGCGGTGGAAAGTTCACCCAGCAACGCAACCTCATCAGCCACCTGAGAATGCACACCTCACCCTCCTAA